A portion of the Streptomyces sp. NBC_01335 genome contains these proteins:
- a CDS encoding helix-turn-helix transcriptional regulator, producing MDREELAGFLRGRRERIAPSDVGLPAGPRRRTPGLRREEVAQLAFISTEYYTRLEQARGPHPSREVIDALARALRLSDAECHHLHHLAGAPPGPPDGPSRHVRQSVLDLLRRLPDTAGIVLSATFEVIAWNDLAVALLGDFSALPRRERNLVRQAFLAPPSPDRPLHDPADVEAFARTAAQRLRAAAARYPGDPEVSALVADLLAGSPEFARLWAAHDVHAEPALRKTVHHPLIGPIALDCDVLDITDRDQHVVLYTAEPGSPAQEALRLLAVIGTQRMDVPG from the coding sequence GTGGACAGAGAAGAGCTGGCCGGTTTCCTGCGCGGCAGGCGTGAGCGCATCGCCCCTTCCGACGTGGGTCTGCCCGCAGGGCCGCGCCGCCGGACCCCGGGACTGCGCCGCGAGGAGGTGGCGCAGCTGGCGTTCATCTCGACCGAGTACTACACCCGGCTGGAGCAGGCCCGCGGCCCGCACCCCTCGCGCGAGGTGATCGACGCTCTGGCCCGGGCCCTGCGTCTGTCGGACGCCGAGTGCCACCACCTGCACCACCTCGCCGGTGCCCCGCCCGGCCCGCCGGACGGGCCCTCGCGGCACGTGCGGCAGAGCGTCCTCGACCTCCTGCGGCGGCTTCCGGACACGGCGGGGATCGTGCTCTCCGCGACCTTCGAGGTGATCGCCTGGAACGATCTGGCGGTCGCCCTCCTGGGGGACTTCTCCGCTCTGCCCCGGCGCGAGCGCAACCTGGTGCGCCAGGCCTTCCTCGCACCGCCCTCGCCGGACCGGCCGCTGCACGACCCGGCCGACGTGGAGGCATTCGCCCGCACGGCGGCCCAGCGCCTGCGCGCCGCCGCCGCACGCTACCCCGGCGACCCCGAGGTCTCCGCGCTCGTCGCCGATCTCCTCGCCGGAAGCCCGGAGTTCGCCCGGCTGTGGGCGGCCCACGACGTGCACGCCGAACCCGCCCTGCGCAAGACCGTCCACCATCCGCTGATCGGCCCCATCGCCCTCGACTGCGACGTCCTCGACATCACCGACCGGGACCAGCACGTGGTGCTCTACACGGCCGAGCCCGGCTCTCCGGCGCAGGAGGCGCTGCGGCTGCTGGCGGTGATCGGCACACAGCGCATGGACGTGCCGGGCTGA
- a CDS encoding SDR family NAD(P)-dependent oxidoreductase, giving the protein MSSGPGPRLGAMDNAPHIDHSADTTSSPATTTGGLLAGKVAFVTGAGRGIGAAAARLFAREGARVLLAARTEDELKAVTEKIRAAGGTAAYTVCDLADGASVRAAVDRAVELYGRLDVAFNNAATSVPPAPMDQVSEEDFDHVCAVNLKGSWLAMSAEVAAIRATAGTGAIVNNSSVGSLRGNPPLAAYGATKRAVNSLTESAAATYGPEGIRVNAIAPGTTLTEMMRAWDDASPGVVDHLNARTPLRRAADPDEIAQAAAWLLSDRASYVTGAVLPVDGGMQAI; this is encoded by the coding sequence ATGAGCTCCGGGCCCGGACCCAGACTCGGGGCCATGGACAACGCACCGCACATCGACCACTCCGCAGACACCACCTCCTCCCCCGCCACCACCACCGGTGGTCTGCTCGCCGGCAAGGTCGCCTTCGTCACCGGCGCCGGTCGCGGCATCGGTGCCGCCGCCGCCCGGCTGTTCGCCCGGGAAGGAGCCCGGGTGCTGCTCGCGGCCCGTACCGAGGACGAGCTCAAGGCGGTGACCGAGAAGATCCGGGCGGCCGGCGGCACCGCCGCGTACACGGTGTGCGACCTCGCCGACGGGGCCAGTGTGCGGGCTGCCGTCGACCGTGCGGTCGAGCTGTACGGCCGACTCGACGTCGCCTTCAACAACGCCGCGACCAGCGTGCCCCCGGCCCCGATGGACCAGGTGTCCGAGGAGGACTTCGACCACGTCTGTGCCGTGAACCTCAAGGGCTCGTGGCTGGCCATGTCCGCCGAGGTCGCCGCCATCCGCGCCACCGCGGGCACGGGCGCGATCGTCAACAACTCGTCCGTGGGCAGCCTCCGGGGCAACCCCCCGCTCGCCGCCTACGGCGCGACGAAGCGGGCGGTCAACAGCCTCACCGAATCGGCCGCCGCCACCTACGGTCCGGAGGGCATCCGCGTCAACGCCATCGCCCCCGGCACCACGCTGACCGAGATGATGCGCGCGTGGGACGACGCCTCACCCGGCGTCGTCGACCACCTCAACGCCCGCACCCCGTTGCGCAGGGCGGCCGACCCCGACGAGATCGCCCAGGCCGCCGCCTGGCTCCTCAGCGACCGCGCCTCCTACGTGACCGGGGCGGTCCTCCCGGTCGACGGCGGCATGCAGGCGATCTGA
- a CDS encoding C40 family peptidase, which yields MSGRLLRAVCATAVLAAVAAHAPAGADPGPRPAPEPSAQGSSRPPEDDATGPATPAPSPGASEDPAPAPSVGTDVPSSSPAPSSSPAPSSRPAPSSSPAPSPGVTVDASEALVGRTPSASATPDASTPDASAPEAAPQAAPALLTELRTLFRRMEKATETYNATDEKLARQMAATRKANDALTRARRTLGSGRAAAGRLAREQYRGRSDFSAYLRLLLADGPSDAFGQGHVIARAAAGRAATLDRLTKAEKRAGVLAVAARKALTEQRALAAEQRRQRDSVRTALDGVEARLAELTPGQLGAVSALEDEQVDAAQQDLVSSGALSSTRPPSWEGAEAVAYAIEQIGKPYEWGAEGPDSFDCSGLTMRAWEHAGLAVPRTSQEQWAELPRVPVSSLRPGDLVVYYPEATHVALYIGDGLVVQAPRPGARVKVSPLASNPLLGAVRPDPEGVPLGTYTRPELPEEASEGSDTGYSGSTEPE from the coding sequence GTGTCAGGCAGACTTCTGCGAGCGGTCTGCGCGACGGCGGTCCTGGCCGCCGTCGCCGCGCACGCCCCGGCCGGCGCCGACCCCGGCCCGCGACCGGCGCCCGAGCCCTCCGCCCAGGGCTCCTCACGCCCTCCGGAGGATGACGCGACCGGCCCGGCGACACCCGCCCCGTCCCCCGGAGCGTCCGAGGACCCGGCCCCTGCCCCGTCCGTAGGGACCGACGTCCCGTCCTCCAGCCCCGCCCCGTCCTCCAGCCCCGCCCCCTCGTCCAGACCCGCCCCGTCGTCGAGCCCGGCTCCGTCCCCCGGCGTGACCGTGGACGCCTCCGAGGCCCTGGTCGGCCGCACTCCGTCCGCGTCCGCCACCCCCGATGCCTCCACCCCCGATGCCTCCGCCCCCGAGGCCGCTCCCCAGGCCGCCCCCGCCCTGCTCACCGAACTCCGGACGCTCTTCCGGCGGATGGAGAAGGCCACCGAGACGTACAACGCGACCGACGAGAAGCTGGCGCGCCAGATGGCCGCCACCCGGAAGGCGAACGACGCCCTGACGAGGGCCCGGCGCACCCTCGGCTCCGGGCGCGCGGCAGCCGGGCGGCTGGCCCGGGAGCAGTACCGGGGCCGGTCCGACTTCTCCGCGTACCTCCGCCTGCTGCTGGCGGACGGGCCGTCCGACGCGTTCGGCCAGGGGCATGTGATCGCCCGCGCGGCGGCCGGGCGGGCGGCGACCCTGGACCGCCTCACGAAGGCCGAGAAGCGGGCCGGTGTCCTCGCGGTCGCCGCCCGCAAGGCACTCACCGAACAGCGGGCGCTCGCGGCGGAGCAGCGCAGGCAGCGCGACTCCGTACGGACGGCGCTGGACGGGGTGGAGGCGCGCCTGGCCGAGCTCACGCCCGGCCAACTCGGCGCGGTATCCGCCTTGGAGGACGAGCAGGTGGACGCGGCGCAGCAGGACCTCGTCAGCTCCGGCGCCCTCAGCTCGACGCGCCCGCCGTCGTGGGAGGGCGCCGAGGCGGTGGCGTACGCGATCGAGCAGATCGGCAAGCCGTACGAGTGGGGGGCCGAGGGGCCGGACAGCTTCGACTGCTCCGGGCTCACCATGCGGGCCTGGGAGCACGCCGGGCTGGCCGTCCCCCGGACCTCGCAGGAGCAGTGGGCCGAGCTGCCCCGCGTCCCGGTCTCCTCGCTGCGGCCGGGCGACCTCGTCGTGTACTACCCGGAGGCCACGCACGTGGCGCTGTACATCGGCGACGGCCTGGTGGTGCAGGCGCCGAGGCCGGGCGCACGGGTGAAGGTGTCGCCGCTGGCGTCGAACCCGCTGCTCGGCGCCGTACGCCCCGACCCGGAAGGCGTACCCCTCGGCACGTACACCCGGCCGGAGTTGCCGGAGGAGGCGTCGGAGGGCTCGGACACGGGGTACAGCGGGTCGACCGAGCCCGAGTGA
- a CDS encoding outer membrane protein assembly factor BamB family protein, with product MKALRQDDPRRFGPYTALARHRETASAVSYVARGADAEDLVLVTAARPALAGVPAFRRRFRAEVRTAERLAGGWVQPPLDVPVAPGDGGDVPLSGPERLWTAARYLPALTLAEAVALGGPLPERAVRILGAGIAEVLARVHATGSALQGLSPDTVLLAADGPRLTAFGPLGGAAAAEALPGGQLSVRLGYLTPEQVAGEEVGAASDLFVLGLLLAYAATGATPFAEGPAESTADRIAHGEPGLGGVPAELRELIAGCLAKDPKARPSAATVAASLALEGAAALARSGWLPERLSAAVADQEARVRALETPDGPGAPNGPEAPGTQASAGSSVSPASAEAPVSPASAESGSTTRFLNTRSREGEPDHPTTRLAALRKPSLPAGQAPATAPATGRALATRRPAPPAPAVPPGAPSPGSLLPARRPLESPAGGSLSAQAPAAPAYPVPYSGTSLPGGGSLRTGAAVPPVRQPAGPDRSSLFPTRRSLLATAAAGALGLLVGGVAVGALGTDDAPAPVADGKPEPAKGPALPGQPPALTWTYAHPASEAEPLTAALWQDRLLVLTSKAQATAVDLRTGKRVWQRADAAGGQAALAAGDSLVFVAGPTAFLWLSPETGEVEHRVRYADGFAGLPGLRVGTLTGQSGSVVWFSGARTVTVKAPKPAKGKKPGKDRQVVQAYFFAYDLVSRKELWRVQVPAGRDAAGPEYRLTAARLNDIVVRQDASTLTPGDVRAAKGKGSFRCFDRTTGKLLWTKQFGVVTPAGAAGGDEEGRLFGAVGGALQSWDTDSGKPLWRLDGTGATSEFATPVESGDLIVTTNRSQEVGMVERETGKLLWLRSTEVPAGGAAPAVAVTASGDTVLASDTTQVTAFDARDGRRLWKFQDIGVADPKGAAVTGPYRTLTTGQTAVVLRGRAVYAFPVA from the coding sequence ATGAAGGCGCTTCGTCAGGACGATCCACGCCGCTTCGGCCCGTACACCGCGCTGGCCCGTCACCGCGAGACGGCGAGCGCGGTGAGTTACGTGGCGCGCGGCGCGGACGCCGAGGACCTGGTGCTGGTCACCGCCGCCCGGCCGGCCCTCGCCGGGGTGCCCGCCTTCCGGCGCCGCTTCCGGGCCGAGGTCCGTACGGCCGAACGACTGGCCGGGGGCTGGGTGCAGCCACCACTCGATGTCCCCGTCGCCCCCGGCGACGGCGGTGACGTTCCGCTCTCCGGTCCTGAGCGGCTCTGGACCGCCGCCCGTTACCTCCCCGCCCTGACGCTCGCCGAGGCCGTCGCCCTCGGCGGGCCGCTGCCCGAGCGGGCGGTACGGATACTGGGCGCGGGCATCGCCGAGGTGCTGGCCCGGGTGCACGCCACCGGCTCCGCCCTCCAGGGGCTCTCCCCGGACACCGTGCTGCTCGCCGCCGACGGGCCCCGGCTGACCGCCTTCGGCCCGCTGGGCGGGGCGGCCGCCGCCGAGGCGCTGCCGGGCGGGCAGCTCTCCGTACGGCTCGGCTACCTCACCCCGGAGCAGGTCGCGGGCGAGGAGGTGGGCGCCGCCTCCGACCTCTTCGTGCTCGGGCTGCTGCTGGCGTACGCGGCGACCGGGGCGACCCCGTTCGCCGAGGGCCCCGCCGAGAGCACGGCGGACCGGATCGCCCACGGGGAGCCCGGACTCGGCGGTGTACCCGCCGAGTTGCGGGAACTGATCGCCGGATGCCTGGCGAAGGACCCGAAGGCCCGCCCGAGCGCCGCGACCGTCGCCGCGTCGCTGGCGCTGGAGGGCGCCGCCGCGCTCGCCCGGAGCGGCTGGCTGCCGGAACGGCTCTCGGCGGCGGTGGCCGACCAGGAGGCCCGGGTGCGGGCGCTGGAGACCCCGGACGGTCCCGGCGCCCCGAACGGCCCCGAGGCCCCGGGCACCCAGGCCTCCGCCGGCTCTTCGGTCTCCCCGGCCTCCGCCGAGGCCCCGGTCTCCCCGGCCTCCGCCGAGAGCGGGTCGACCACCCGGTTCCTCAACACCCGTTCCCGCGAAGGGGAGCCGGACCACCCCACCACGCGGCTCGCCGCACTCCGCAAGCCCTCCCTGCCGGCCGGGCAGGCCCCCGCAACCGCCCCGGCAACCGGCCGGGCCCTGGCGACCCGGCGGCCCGCCCCGCCCGCGCCGGCCGTACCGCCGGGCGCCCCCTCCCCCGGCTCGCTGCTCCCCGCGCGCCGCCCGCTGGAGTCGCCGGCCGGCGGTTCGCTCTCCGCCCAGGCCCCGGCCGCCCCGGCCTACCCCGTTCCGTACTCCGGTACGTCCCTGCCCGGCGGCGGCAGCCTGCGCACCGGCGCGGCGGTCCCGCCGGTGCGGCAGCCCGCCGGGCCGGACCGGTCCTCACTCTTCCCCACCCGCAGGTCGCTGCTGGCCACGGCCGCCGCCGGGGCGTTGGGCCTCCTCGTCGGCGGGGTCGCGGTCGGCGCCCTCGGAACCGACGACGCACCCGCCCCCGTGGCCGACGGGAAACCCGAGCCGGCCAAGGGCCCCGCGCTGCCCGGGCAGCCGCCCGCCCTCACCTGGACGTACGCGCACCCGGCGTCCGAGGCGGAGCCGCTCACCGCCGCGCTCTGGCAGGACCGGCTGCTGGTGCTGACGAGCAAGGCCCAGGCGACGGCGGTGGACCTGCGCACGGGCAAGCGGGTCTGGCAGCGGGCGGACGCCGCCGGGGGCCAGGCGGCACTGGCCGCCGGGGACAGCCTCGTCTTCGTCGCGGGCCCGACCGCGTTCCTGTGGCTGTCGCCGGAGACGGGCGAGGTCGAGCACCGGGTGCGGTACGCGGACGGCTTCGCCGGCCTGCCCGGGCTCCGCGTCGGCACGCTCACCGGACAGTCGGGTTCGGTGGTCTGGTTCTCCGGCGCTCGGACGGTGACCGTGAAGGCCCCGAAGCCGGCGAAGGGCAAGAAGCCCGGCAAGGACAGGCAGGTCGTCCAGGCGTACTTCTTCGCGTACGACCTGGTGAGCCGTAAGGAGCTGTGGCGGGTCCAGGTACCGGCGGGCCGGGACGCGGCCGGTCCGGAGTACCGGCTGACGGCGGCCCGGCTGAACGACATCGTGGTGCGCCAGGACGCCTCCACCCTCACCCCCGGCGATGTGCGCGCCGCCAAGGGGAAGGGCTCCTTCCGCTGCTTCGACCGGACGACCGGGAAGCTGCTCTGGACCAAGCAGTTCGGCGTGGTCACCCCTGCGGGCGCCGCCGGCGGCGACGAGGAGGGGCGGCTCTTCGGCGCGGTCGGCGGCGCGCTGCAGTCCTGGGACACGGACAGCGGCAAACCGCTGTGGCGGCTCGACGGAACCGGCGCGACGTCGGAGTTCGCCACCCCGGTGGAGTCGGGCGACCTGATCGTCACCACCAACCGGAGCCAGGAGGTGGGCATGGTCGAACGCGAGACCGGCAAGCTCCTCTGGCTGCGCTCCACCGAGGTCCCGGCCGGCGGCGCCGCGCCCGCCGTCGCCGTCACCGCGTCCGGCGACACGGTCCTCGCCTCGGACACCACGCAGGTGACGGCGTTCGACGCGCGGGACGGGCGGCGGCTGTGGAAGTTCCAGGACATCGGGGTGGCCGATCCCAAGGGCGCCGCCGTCACCGGCCCGTACCGGACGCTGACGACCGGGCAGACCGCCGTCGTACTGCGGGGCCGGGCCGTCTACGCGTTCCCCGTGGCCTGA
- a CDS encoding AurF N-oxygenase family protein, which produces MTTVSEHDVQVLRDALGPLRDREQIAERLLESSAKHSFDPETEIDWSSAIEDGKWFWPPELVSLYDTPLWRKMSEEQRMDLARHEAASLASLGIWFEIILMQLLVRHIYDKPVTSHHVRYALTEIADECRHSMMFGKMIQWGQAPTYPVPRGYHNVARVLKTVSTTPGSFAATLLGEEILDWMQRLTFPDERVQTLVRGVTRIHVVEEARHVRYAREELRRQMVTAPRWERELTRLTSGEAARVFSVCFINPQVYENVGLDRREAVAQVKASGHRKEVMQSGAKRLTDFFDDIGVMNGVSRKLWRKSGLLA; this is translated from the coding sequence ATGACGACAGTGAGCGAACACGACGTCCAGGTCCTCCGCGATGCGCTCGGCCCGCTCCGGGACCGCGAGCAGATCGCCGAGCGCCTGCTCGAATCCTCGGCCAAGCACTCCTTCGACCCCGAGACCGAGATCGACTGGAGCTCGGCGATCGAGGACGGCAAGTGGTTCTGGCCGCCCGAGCTGGTCTCCCTCTACGACACCCCGCTCTGGCGGAAGATGTCCGAGGAGCAGCGGATGGACCTCGCCCGGCACGAGGCGGCCTCGCTCGCCTCGCTGGGCATCTGGTTCGAGATCATCCTGATGCAGCTGCTGGTCCGGCACATCTACGACAAGCCCGTGACCAGCCACCACGTGCGGTACGCGCTCACCGAGATAGCCGACGAGTGCCGGCACTCGATGATGTTCGGCAAGATGATCCAGTGGGGCCAGGCCCCCACCTACCCGGTTCCACGCGGCTACCACAACGTGGCCCGGGTCCTGAAGACTGTGTCCACCACCCCGGGTTCGTTCGCCGCGACCCTGCTCGGCGAGGAGATCCTCGACTGGATGCAGCGGCTGACCTTCCCGGACGAGCGGGTCCAGACCCTGGTGCGCGGGGTGACCCGCATCCACGTCGTCGAGGAGGCCCGGCACGTCCGGTACGCCCGCGAGGAGCTCCGCCGCCAGATGGTGACCGCCCCGCGCTGGGAGCGGGAGCTGACCCGGCTGACCTCGGGCGAGGCGGCCCGGGTGTTCTCCGTCTGCTTCATCAACCCGCAGGTGTACGAGAACGTGGGCCTGGACCGCCGCGAGGCGGTCGCCCAGGTCAAGGCGAGCGGACACCGCAAGGAGGTCATGCAGTCGGGCGCCAAGCGACTCACCGACTTCTTCGACGACATAGGGGTGATGAACGGGGTGAGCCGCAAGCTCTGGCGGAAGTCGGGGCTGCTGGCCTGA
- a CDS encoding ADP-ribosylglycohydrolase family protein: MTNSSPHTPADVSRAGAEAARRSLEGLSLGDAFGERWFPLFRERRQALREITERLTPAEPRWHWTDDTALALALDQVLAGYGEVVQDRLALVFALTFDADQGRGYGHGMHMLLPQLLAEPADWRTLAPGLFDGGSLGNGAAMRVAPLGARFHEDLDHVSRQARLQAEVTHAHPEGIAGAVAVAVAAALSVRGELALPAVAERTPEGLVRDGLRRAAELPFTTEPWRAADVLGNGQRIRADDTVPFALWTAARHPDDLEAALWSTAEGFGDVDTTCAIAGGVVGAATGTGRVPAAWLRKREPLTGFPASA; encoded by the coding sequence ATGACGAACTCCTCGCCCCACACCCCGGCGGACGTCTCCCGGGCCGGCGCCGAAGCGGCCCGCCGCAGCCTCGAAGGGCTCAGTCTCGGGGACGCGTTCGGCGAGCGGTGGTTCCCCCTCTTCCGCGAACGCCGCCAGGCACTCCGCGAGATCACCGAACGCCTGACCCCCGCCGAGCCCCGCTGGCACTGGACCGACGACACCGCGCTGGCCCTCGCGCTCGACCAGGTCCTCGCCGGATACGGCGAAGTCGTCCAGGACCGGCTGGCCCTCGTCTTCGCCCTCACCTTCGACGCGGACCAGGGGCGCGGATACGGCCACGGCATGCACATGCTGCTGCCCCAACTGCTCGCCGAACCCGCCGACTGGCGCACGCTGGCCCCCGGCCTCTTCGACGGCGGCAGCCTCGGCAACGGTGCGGCCATGCGGGTCGCCCCGCTCGGCGCCCGCTTCCACGAGGACCTGGACCACGTCTCCCGGCAGGCGCGCCTCCAGGCCGAGGTCACGCACGCCCACCCGGAGGGGATCGCGGGCGCGGTCGCCGTGGCGGTCGCGGCGGCCCTCTCGGTCCGGGGCGAACTCGCCCTCCCCGCCGTCGCCGAGCGGACCCCCGAGGGACTCGTACGGGACGGGCTGCGCCGGGCCGCCGAGCTGCCGTTCACCACCGAACCCTGGCGGGCCGCCGACGTCCTGGGCAACGGGCAGCGCATCCGGGCGGACGACACCGTGCCCTTCGCGCTGTGGACCGCAGCCCGCCACCCGGACGACCTGGAGGCGGCGCTCTGGTCGACCGCCGAGGGCTTCGGCGACGTGGACACCACCTGCGCCATCGCCGGCGGGGTGGTCGGCGCCGCCACCGGGACCGGCCGGGTGCCCGCCGCATGGCTGCGGAAGCGGGAGCCGTTGACGGGCTTCCCGGCGTCGGCCTGA
- a CDS encoding amidase family protein, giving the protein MGRALERIDALDPSLGAFIEVWRREALAREPGAALLPLGGMPFAVKGPAGLRSYAARRLIGAGGVPVGSTAVPGPGTYWQTWGQGAYGRTRNPWRADRTPGGSSAGSAVAVAAGMVPLATGSDGAGSVRLPAAWCGVFGLKTTNGLLPSPDRTGLASAGVLAPSATAAEPYLRHVLDGYEPVAVRLPVPAVLSMDLGFADVDPEVAEVVRAAANRLVAAGVVRLVPGGCALLDPAPAWLAVRGGAPEDAVAVATRRANDLVLDGLFARTPLLLTPTTPNRPHGHEGPGEVYSTALTWAFNLSGHPAASVPAGFTGDGCPVGLQWVADRGADAWLLAAVRAAEDALPRVGPAVPGPANSPHTDHPWSDRHHRTIRRGTT; this is encoded by the coding sequence GTGGGGCGGGCGCTGGAGCGGATCGACGCACTCGATCCGTCGCTCGGCGCGTTCATCGAGGTGTGGCGCCGGGAGGCTCTCGCCCGGGAGCCCGGGGCGGCCCTGCTGCCGCTGGGCGGAATGCCGTTCGCGGTGAAGGGCCCGGCCGGGCTCCGTTCGTACGCGGCCCGGCGGCTGATCGGGGCGGGCGGGGTGCCGGTGGGCTCGACGGCGGTGCCGGGGCCGGGCACGTACTGGCAGACCTGGGGGCAGGGCGCGTACGGCCGGACCCGCAACCCCTGGCGGGCGGACCGGACTCCGGGCGGTTCCTCGGCCGGGTCGGCGGTCGCGGTCGCGGCGGGGATGGTCCCGCTCGCGACGGGCAGCGACGGCGCCGGGTCGGTGCGCCTGCCGGCCGCGTGGTGCGGGGTGTTCGGGCTGAAGACGACCAACGGGCTGCTGCCCTCGCCGGACCGGACGGGGTTGGCGTCGGCGGGGGTGCTGGCCCCGTCGGCCACGGCTGCCGAACCGTATCTGCGCCATGTGCTGGACGGGTACGAACCGGTGGCGGTGCGCCTCCCCGTGCCCGCCGTGCTGAGCATGGACCTGGGCTTCGCGGACGTCGATCCGGAGGTGGCCGAGGTGGTGCGGGCGGCGGCGAACCGGCTGGTGGCGGCGGGCGTGGTGCGGCTGGTGCCCGGCGGGTGCGCGCTGCTGGACCCCGCGCCGGCCTGGCTGGCCGTACGGGGCGGGGCGCCCGAGGACGCCGTGGCGGTGGCGACCCGGCGCGCGAACGACCTCGTGCTGGACGGCCTGTTCGCGCGTACGCCGCTGCTGCTGACGCCCACCACCCCCAACCGGCCGCACGGGCACGAGGGGCCGGGCGAGGTCTACTCGACCGCCCTGACCTGGGCGTTCAACCTGAGCGGGCATCCGGCGGCGAGCGTTCCCGCCGGGTTCACCGGGGACGGCTGCCCGGTCGGCCTCCAGTGGGTGGCCGACCGGGGCGCCGACGCGTGGCTGCTCGCCGCGGTCCGCGCGGCGGAGGATGCGCTGCCCCGGGTGGGGCCGGCGGTCCCGGGCCCTGCGAACTCCCCGCACACGGACCACCCGTGGTCCGACCGTCACCACCGCACGATACGGAGAGGGACGACATGA
- a CDS encoding penicillin-binding transpeptidase domain-containing protein gives MIRYIRRAAAFCLLLLLALLANAARVQVFEADELTANPANRRNTIARYDQPRGNILVHTGSGDATATVTGSTDTGEQLAWERTYLHGPLYAPVTGYASQTYGTTLIENAEDDILSGTSSLLAPLPLWNDLTRGRQPGGDVVTTVRDAVQRAAYEGLAGRKGAVAALEPSTGKILALVSSPSYDPERLSGTGAAVTDTWTRLNASESRPMLDRAIRQTYPPGSAFKIVTAAAALDAGVVDDPDEETDTPSPYVLPGTSTVLPNESSGCEKASLAEAIRVSCNTVMAHLGVEVGLDGMVEAAGDFGFNDDGLRIPSGVAKSNFDTEMSDDQLAQSSIGQFDTTATPLQMAMVAAAVANDGEIAQPHLVDRTTKHDGDTVSQTSTRSYRRAMSPSTAVQLRRMMVDVVENGTGTNAAIDGVTVGGKTGTAQNGVDNSGAPYAWFICWAQSEAAGRPEVAVAVVVEDAAADRADISGGGSAAPIARAVMEAALPRD, from the coding sequence GTGATCCGGTACATCCGGCGGGCCGCCGCCTTCTGTCTGCTGCTGTTGCTGGCGCTGCTGGCGAACGCGGCCCGCGTCCAGGTCTTCGAGGCCGACGAGCTGACCGCCAACCCCGCCAACCGCCGCAACACGATCGCCCGTTACGACCAGCCGCGCGGCAACATCCTGGTGCACACGGGCAGCGGCGACGCGACGGCCACCGTCACCGGATCGACGGACACCGGCGAGCAGCTCGCCTGGGAACGCACCTACCTCCACGGCCCGCTGTACGCCCCCGTCACGGGCTACGCCTCGCAGACGTACGGCACCACCCTCATCGAGAACGCCGAGGACGACATCCTCTCCGGGACCTCCTCGCTGCTCGCCCCGCTGCCGCTCTGGAACGACCTCACCCGGGGCCGGCAGCCCGGCGGCGACGTGGTCACCACCGTCCGGGACGCGGTGCAGCGGGCCGCGTACGAGGGACTGGCCGGCCGCAAGGGCGCGGTGGCCGCGCTGGAGCCGTCGACCGGGAAGATCCTGGCCCTGGTCTCCTCCCCGTCGTACGACCCCGAGCGGCTCTCCGGCACCGGTGCGGCGGTGACCGACACGTGGACGCGGCTCAACGCCTCGGAGAGCCGGCCGATGCTCGACCGGGCCATCCGGCAGACCTATCCGCCCGGTTCGGCCTTCAAGATCGTGACGGCGGCGGCGGCGCTGGACGCCGGGGTGGTGGACGACCCGGACGAGGAGACCGACACCCCGTCCCCGTACGTGCTGCCGGGCACGTCCACCGTGCTGCCCAACGAGTCGAGCGGCTGCGAGAAGGCGTCGCTGGCGGAGGCGATCCGGGTCTCCTGCAACACCGTGATGGCGCATCTGGGGGTGGAGGTCGGCCTGGACGGGATGGTGGAGGCGGCGGGCGACTTCGGCTTCAACGACGACGGGCTGCGGATTCCGTCGGGGGTGGCGAAGAGCAACTTCGACACGGAGATGAGCGACGACCAGCTGGCGCAGTCCTCGATCGGGCAGTTCGACACGACGGCCACCCCGCTCCAGATGGCGATGGTCGCCGCCGCCGTGGCGAACGACGGCGAGATCGCCCAGCCGCATCTGGTGGACCGCACGACCAAGCACGACGGCGACACGGTGTCGCAGACCTCCACCCGCTCCTACCGGCGCGCGATGAGTCCCTCCACGGCCGTGCAGCTGCGGCGGATGATGGTCGACGTGGTGGAGAACGGCACCGGGACCAACGCGGCGATCGACGGCGTCACGGTCGGCGGCAAGACGGGCACCGCCCAGAACGGGGTCGACAACTCGGGGGCGCCGTACGCCTGGTTCATCTGCTGGGCGCAGTCGGAGGCGGCCGGCCGGCCGGAGGTGGCGGTCGCGGTGGTGGTGGAGGACGCGGCGGCGGACCGCGCGGACATCAGCGGCGGCGGCAGCGCGGCACCGATCGCGCGCGCGGTGATGGAGGCGGCGCTGCCGCGGGACTGA